The genomic DNA GTTTAAAGGCTTTATTCATAAAGGTTTCCCCCTTCTGGGCCGATCCGGGTTGTGAAACCGTGGATGGTGGGCCGCTAAATTGTTTTGTGTCGAGCCCCAAACGTTTTTTGACGTTTTTGCTTTTATGGTTGGTGCTCAGTCATCGTGTTCCCTGTAAGGATGCAAGTTTGTACCACAGCTGATCAAAAATTAAGTAGTACACATATACCACATTCGAATTTATCTAATATGTTGCATTTATGTCATAGTTATAATGTGTTAGAACTCAGATTTGTAAGGGTATTCCCGAAGTTGGTTTCGGGGAAACCCGCAAATACACAACAAAAAACGCCGCCCACTGGGGACGGCGTTTTTCGAAAAGAAGCGGTTGGCTTAGCGCAGGTAGAGGTGAACCTCATTGCTTTGTGCCGCGTTTAGGGTTTTGCCGGACACCGCAACGCGGGCAGGTGGCAGACCCATTTCCGTCAAGGCGCGCAACACGTCTTCGGCGTGGCGGCGCGCTTTGGTGGAGTTCAAAGCCACACGGGCGGGCCCACCTGAGGCCGGAGCCACAGCGACCAAGTCAAACGCAGCGTTGGGGCGGCGTTCGAGAACTTTGCCGACCGCGTTGTACAGCGCTTGTTGATAGGGAACCTTTTCACGGTCAAAGCGGATCACCACCAGCGGGCGGCGGCCGGATGTATCCATGGGCTTGCCGGCAATGGCGCCCGGACCGGCAGCGGTCTTGGCGACGTTGGATAGGCTTGCGCCGAAAATTTCACCCGTTTTGATGCCAGCGGCCAAGGTGTTCAGGTTCGAACGTTCCGTGGCGACATAGTTGCTTTGGCGGCGAATGTCTTCGGTGGTTTCTTTGAGCAAGCGGTCGATCAAAACAACGGTTTGATCCACTTCGTCTTGCAAAATGGCCAATTGACGGTGGTCTTCGTCAACCGCACCGGACACGCCAAAGGCGGCGGCGGTGGATTCAGACAAATAAGAAGACATGGTGGACATGCCCGCGACCGCAGTCGCCAGCTTGTTCATCGACGCGATGCCGACGTTCAAGTTGTCCAGCGACACCTGTGCGCCATTAAATTGTTGAACCAAGATCGGGTTGCCCGGCGTGGTGCCCACTTGCAAGCGGGAATTCACGGCGGCAACGGTGCCGTGGTAATTCTGCGCACTGGCGATCATATCGGCACGCAACGTTTGCAATTGACCGTTATGGGTGCTGACCTGTTCTTGCAGGCGTTGCAGTTCGGACCGCAGCTCGATGACCTTGCGACCGACGAAGGTGCCGGTGTCTTGGCCCGGCGTGACGCCGACGGGCTCAAAGTTCGTGGTCCCCAAAAGAGGCGGCTGAGCAACCCCGCTGGTGTTTGCCACGGTTTGGGTCGGAGCCGCCGAAGCGGGTTGTGCCGCAGCACTCGGAGTATCCGAGGCCGGATCTTCACCCGTCAAAGAAGGCCACAGGGCAGATTCAGAAAAAGAGCAGGCCGGCAATATAACTGCAGCCCCCACGATCAGTGCCCGGAACTTGGAAAAATCCATTTCGCGCGTTCGCCTTTAAACTTGGTACCTAGTCAATCCAGGAAACGTATCCCCCAGATGCAAAGCTGAAATCATTCAAAACAATGTATTGTCCAGCCTTACAGCAATTTTGCAGCGATCTTAACGAATGCCAAAAGCGGCGGCAAGGCCCGATTTCATTAATTAGTATTTGCCTCTAACTCTTTATAATTCGTGAAAACAGGCCCTGGCGTACAACAATGGAAAAAAAAGCGTCATCTTCCTCTTGCAAAGGGCTGCGGGCTGAGTTAGTTTCCGCCCGCTTCTGACGGATAACGTCACAAGCACCTTGGACCCTTAGCTCAGCTGGATAGAGCATCTGACTACGAATCAGAAGGTCGGGCGTTCGAATCGCTCAGGGTCCGCCATCCATTCAAAAGGCCGGTTGCCACCATGCAACCGGCCTTTTGTTTTACAGATTTAGTCCGGGGTCCAGGGCGTTTTGGGCGCGCTGTAGGGCGTGTTCAAGATGCCGATTTGGTTGCCCATGCGGGTTTGCACGGCGGGGCTGACCATGGTGGACCCGTTCGATCCTTCGATAGGCGAAAACAGCATAATGTTCAAAGAGCCACCGAAATAGAAGTTGCCGAACTCGGTGATGCCTTTTTTGACGGCGGCTCCATTTTTGATGTTTTTGGTGTTGAACACGACCGAGCCCACGGTATCCAAACCCACAGGAATGGACGCGACATAACCTTTTAAGGTGTCCGGCGCGCCGGGCGGGCGTTGGCCTTTGGGCAGGTTGGCGTATTCCACTTCCAGCACGATCACACCACGGGTGAAGCCTTGGAACTGGCTAAAGTCCGTGCCCGGGCGTCCGACGTTGCCGTCCATGGGCACCCAGTTGGGCCAATCGCTGTAGCCAAACGTGCCGTGGGCGTAAGGATCACCGGCTTCGACGATCTCATGATAAAGAATGGTGCCGTCCACGGGACTGTGGAAGTGGTGATAGGTGTTGGGCATCAAAACACACGCCAAACCGGTGGCACCTTGGAACTTTTCTTTCAGTGCGCTTGGTGCGTTGGCCAACAGACTATCGACGGACATGGGGATCCCTTTGACGTCCAACACCGTGTCGCGTTGTAAGGGGTTTTCGATCAAGCTGCGCACGACTTCACCGGATTTAACCTGCACCGGCTGAACCAGCGGGTTCATGATGCAGTCGGTGGGTGAGACGATGACGTATTTACGATCCGCCATGGTCACCGGGCGCGACGGATAGGTGCCGGTCGTGGGATCCATGATCAGATTGCGCGCAAAAAACTGGTTCCA from Magnetovibrio sp. PR-2 includes the following:
- a CDS encoding phosphatidylserine decarboxylase, with translation MKLHNFLISSVCALAVSFSATVASAKSPCQGSLDYLDDQYAKHKPLQNAFQAAYDGLKPLPYGYKYGGSVENPWKTQASNGKELKDAVKAFYDQVCVLLPQISGTNDNALDSIQYFAWLYNHNDKGVALVKGDPNTPAVNGVKNFLIKFNEEYKAHMDSASSTGKVAEWVADPRLEIKDYVLQQASEYKSWNQFFARNLIMDPTTGTYPSRPVTMADRKYVIVSPTDCIMNPLVQPVQVKSGEVVRSLIENPLQRDTVLDVKGIPMSVDSLLANAPSALKEKFQGATGLACVLMPNTYHHFHSPVDGTILYHEIVEAGDPYAHGTFGYSDWPNWVPMDGNVGRPGTDFSQFQGFTRGVIVLEVEYANLPKGQRPPGAPDTLKGYVASIPVGLDTVGSVVFNTKNIKNGAAVKKGITEFGNFYFGGSLNIMLFSPIEGSNGSTMVSPAVQTRMGNQIGILNTPYSAPKTPWTPD